A part of Liolophura sinensis isolate JHLJ2023 chromosome 1, CUHK_Ljap_v2, whole genome shotgun sequence genomic DNA contains:
- the LOC135461875 gene encoding uncharacterized protein LOC135461875 — MGVWKSLVVTVLFMVTSNAQVTCPYRGAYIPHPTNCKAYYTCNYQPVYQECGDMLVFNPAYKVCDWPANVPGCEGYYTTNNNNNNEGCPGTGIEYHADPDDCYRYFKCENGVKYHLRCGLSFAWDDSIKGCNNPAEVASCNTEASTQRPGEPIPGYVNCSISTYHGDLSNCQKYYRCEGSNVYHLECPSGFIYDLANENCGDPKNIALSWLYCNNATTTTSTSTTTSTTTTVAPTTEAERVTVCYQATTPAPVCSATPPILGQPVTMVTPETICVTVSSPVKRQVEEFIPDFECPRNGRFPDEEGEGTTYISCLNGKPMRNLCRHEKVFNPKLGRCSRIVMNEGTDQATDQRVAQFTV, encoded by the exons ATGGGTGTGTGGAAAAGTCTTGTTGTAACCGTTCTTTTCATGGTGACTTCAAACG CACAAGTTACCTGTCCTTATAGAGGCGCTTACATCCCACACCCCACAAACTGTAAGGCTTACTACACCTGTAACTATCAACCTGTGTACCAAGAATGCGGAGACATGCTGGTATTTAATCCAGCATACAAGGTTTGTGATTGGCCAGCCAACGTGCCCGGATGTGAAGGATACTACACcactaacaacaacaacaacaacgaag GTTGTCCAGGAACAGGGATAGAATACCACGCGGACCCAGATGACTGTTACCGTTATTTTAAATGTGAGAACGGGGTAAAATATCATCTACGGTGTGGGCTCTCTTTTGCGTGGGATGATTCAATAAAAGGATGTAACAACCCAGCGGAAGTTGCCAGCTGTAACACTGAGGCGTCAACACAGAGACCTGGTGAGCCAATTCCTG GCTACGTCAACTGCTCCATCAGTACCTACCACGGCGACTTATCGAACTGCCAGAAATATTACAGATGTGAAGGAAGTAACGTTTACCACCTGGAATGTCCCTCTGGCTTCATATATGACCTCGCTAACGAAAACTGCGGTGATCCCAAAAATATAGCTCTTTCGTGGTTGTATTGTAACAATGCCACGACAACAACTTCAACATCGACGACCACATCTACAACAACCACCGTAGCTCCAA CAACGGAGGCCGAGAGAGTGACAGTTTGTTACCAAGCAACGACTCCAGCACCTGTGTGCTCAGCCACTCCACCCATTCTGGGCCAGCccgttaccatggtaacaccAGAAACAATTTGCGTGACCGTCAGTTCACCGGTGAAGAGACAAGTCGAAGAGTTTATACCAG ACTTTGAATGTCCGAGAAATGGCAGATTCCCAGACGAGGAAGGTGAGGGTACTACGTATATTTCCTGTCTAAACGGTAAACCCATGAGGAATTTGTGCCGTCACGAAAAAGTCTTCAACCCGAAGCTCGGCCGATGTAGTCGTATTGTCATGAACGAAGGAACTGACCAAGCGACAGACCAACGCGTGGCTCAGTTCACAGTGTAA
- the LOC135461874 gene encoding chitin-binding domain protein cbd-1-like isoform X2, which produces MLSTFTVVLLSCISSKIVHSAFNCPGNGFFADPENCRNYYLCFLGSMYSYTCDETKGFDEVVGDCTTSGCDVKTTTPPPNVRCTDFGEAHPDPSDCTRYYVCYYGIPYSVACGNLLAYNQATQRCERQNFESCLESMIAKEASTTSAVDTTMQDSVRTTQSTNAVDTTAGTTAAIEKTQAVVCPRGLANITDVRDCRMYYTCLLGQEYHMTCPGGTGFNPTTQLCSVDGCLIDRDTPIPTERPHECAIQYGTEEDPVSCLMYVLCFMWTPKRLECDPNTAFNPQTGGCDEASYKPCIEAMTALVSDTTSTPVVTMTTPTVRSQTQGCPWTQPGMFSYVGDAQKYCRCGLGACTVYTCEEGLVFHADQKICGMP; this is translated from the exons ATGCTGTCCACATTCACAGTTGTCCTGCTTTCATGTATTTCATCGAAAATTGTACATTCAG CTTTTAACTGCCCTGGCAATGGCTTCTTTGCGGATCCAGAAAACTGTCGAAATTATTACCTGTGCTTCTTAGGAAGCATGTATTCCTACACATGTGATGAGACTAAAGGCTTTGATGAGGTAGTGGGGGACTGCACAACCTCAGGCTGTGATGTTAAGACGACCACGCCACCACCAA ACGTCAGATGTACCGATTTTGGTGAAGCACACCCTGATCCTTCTGATTGTACTCGATACTATGTTTGTTACTACGGTATACCATATTCGGTGGCATGCGGCAATCTACTGGCTTATAACCAGGCTACTCAACGATGTGAACGGCAAAATTTCGAAAGTTGCCTTGAGTCCATGATAGCTAAAGAAGCCTCCACGACGAGTGCTGTAGACACGACCATGCAGGATAGCGTAAGGACGACCCAGTCTACAAACGCTGTAGACACGACAGCTGGAACTACAGCAGCCATagaaaagacacaag CCGTGGTCTGTCCCCGAGGCTTGGCTAACATCACTGACGTCAGAGACTGTCGGATGTACTACACTTGCCTGCTTGGACAAGAGTATCACATGACCTGCCCAGGCGGCACCGGCTTTAACCCCACTACACAGCTGTGTTCCGTGGACGGATGTTTGATCGACAGAGACACGCCTATCCCAACAGAAAGAC CTCACGAGTGTGCTATCCAGTATGGAACTGAGGAAGATCCAGTCAGTTGCTTGATGTACGTGTTGTGCTTCATGTGGACACCAAAGAGGCTAGAATGTGACCCAAACACGGCGTTCAATCCCCAAACCGGAGGCTGTGACGAGGCCAGCTATAAACCCTGTATCGAGGCAATGACTGCCCTCGTGTCCGATACAACATCAACGCCAGTGGTTACAATGACTACCCCCACCGTTAGAAGTCAAACCCAAG GGTGCCCGTGGACACAACCCGGAATGTTTAGTTACGTCGGGGATGC
- the LOC135461874 gene encoding uncharacterized protein LOC135461874 isoform X1 codes for MLSTFTVVLLSCISSKIVHSAFNCPGNGFFADPENCRNYYLCFLGSMYSYTCDETKGFDEVVGDCTTSGCDVKTTTPPPNVRCTDFGEAHPDPSDCTRYYVCYYGIPYSVACGNLLAYNQATQRCERQNFESCLESMIAKEASTTSAVDTTMQDSVRTTQSTNAVDTTAGTTAAIEKTQGTKIDFETTEGTPDVTKVTQPPLRTTEETSMVQDTTTAYRQTTKETQVTLTTSNHKGEPKISTTDIQSEPQTTKVSQKTMTPQEITDKHQQTTATQLKHETTTEIIPTSTTLQTTEELAQTTTVTQLNQETTKQTQTATTLQHTDKVEQRTRETQAALTPQRTTDKFQQMSTASQINQQTTNKTQSTITAQHTTDKIQQTTTETTEQVTEGLQVSQKTMNPQEITDKHQQTTATQLKHETTTEIIPTSTTLQTTEELAQTTTVTQLNQETTKQTQPATTLQHTDKVEQRTRETQAALTPQRTTDKFQQMTTASQINQQTTNEKQTSSTAQHTTNKIQQSTTETQLDHETAKEMLTSSTTEQNTKRLQESKTKSPVESQTRRDTPASSTAHKATEELAQSTTVNRESTDKTHMTPDVTMSRIVTVELDSTLKTERTSETIHTEAVTHSTTTANTPVTAQNTPEESQRTADYMSRQTSKATAKVSETPMATQTLDESTTTLSDNSTPIHEMKTTEETQQTSTPVDKEPATTRMPSTEAKTTTELTVPPVVCPRGLANITDVRDCRMYYTCLLGQEYHMTCPGGTGFNPTTQLCSVDGCLIDRDTPIPTERPHECAIQYGTEEDPVSCLMYVLCFMWTPKRLECDPNTAFNPQTGGCDEASYKPCIEAMTALVSDTTSTPVVTMTTPTVRSQTQGCPWTQPGMFSYVGDAQKYCRCGLGACTVYTCEEGLVFHADQKICGMP; via the exons ATGCTGTCCACATTCACAGTTGTCCTGCTTTCATGTATTTCATCGAAAATTGTACATTCAG CTTTTAACTGCCCTGGCAATGGCTTCTTTGCGGATCCAGAAAACTGTCGAAATTATTACCTGTGCTTCTTAGGAAGCATGTATTCCTACACATGTGATGAGACTAAAGGCTTTGATGAGGTAGTGGGGGACTGCACAACCTCAGGCTGTGATGTTAAGACGACCACGCCACCACCAA ACGTCAGATGTACCGATTTTGGTGAAGCACACCCTGATCCTTCTGATTGTACTCGATACTATGTTTGTTACTACGGTATACCATATTCGGTGGCATGCGGCAATCTACTGGCTTATAACCAGGCTACTCAACGATGTGAACGGCAAAATTTCGAAAGTTGCCTTGAGTCCATGATAGCTAAAGAAGCCTCCACGACGAGTGCTGTAGACACGACCATGCAGGATAGCGTAAGGACGACCCAGTCTACAAACGCTGTAGACACGACAGCTGGAACTACAGCAGCCATagaaaagacacaaggtacaaaaattgattttgaaACTACTGAGGGGACACCAGATGTCACGAAGGTGACACAACCGCCCCTCCGGACAACAGAGGAAACGAGTATGGTACAGGATACGACCACAGCATACCGGCAAACTACAAAAGAAACACAAGTTACATTAACTACTTCCAATCACAAAGGAGAACCTAAAATATCTACTACAGATATTCAATCTGAACCGCAAACAACAAAGGTATCACAAAAGACAATGACTCCTCAAGAGATTACAGATAAACATCAACAGACAACAGCAACACAGCTAAAGCACGAAACTACGACAGAAATAATTCCCACAAGTACAACTCTCCAGACAACAGAGGAACTTGCGCAAACCACTACAGTCACACAACTGAACCAAGAAactacaaaacaaacacaaaccgCAACTACTCTACAACATACGGACAAAGTTGAGCAAAGGACAAGAGAAACACAAGCCGCACTTACCCCACAACGTACCACCGATAAATTTCAGCAAATGTCAACGGCatcacaaataaatcaacaaactacaaacaaaacacaatccACAATTACCGCACAGCATACAACGGACAAAATTCAACAAACGACAACAGAAACCACTGAACAGGTTACGGAAGGGCTTCAGGTATCACAAAAGACAATGAATCCTCAAGAGATTACAGATAAACATCAACAGACAACAGCAACACAGCTAAAGCACGAAACTACGACAGAAATAATTCCCACAAGTACAACTCTCCAGACAACAGAGGAACTTGCGCAAACCACTACAGTCACACAACTGAACCAAGAAactacaaaacaaacacaacccGCAACTACTCTACAACATACGGACAAAGTTGAGCAAAGGACAAGAGAAACACAAGCCGCACTTACCCCACAACGTACCACCGATAAATTTCAGCAAATGACAACGGCatcacaaataaatcaacaaaccacaaatgaaaaacaaacctCAAGTACCGCACAACATACAACGAACAAAATTCAACAATCGACAACAGAAACACAATTAGATCATGAAACTGCAAAAGAGATGCTAACCTCAAGCACCACAGAACAGAATACGAAAAGGCTGCAGGAATCGAAGACAAAATCCCCAGTTGAGTCCCAGACTCGGAGAGACACACCAGCCTCAAGTACAGCTCATAAGGCAACTGAAGAGCTCGCACAAAGCACAACAGTAAATCGTGAATCTACAGACAAAACACATATGACACCTGATGTGACGATGTCGAGGATAGTTACGGTGGAACTCGACAGTACGCTGAAAACTGAGAGAACCTCTGAAACAATACACACTGAAGCAGTGACTCACAGTACAACAACTGCAAATACCCCTGTCACAGCACAAAATACACCAGAGGAATCACAACGAACAGCTGATTATATGTCACGGCAGACATCAAAAGCTACTGCCAAGGTCAGCGAAACTCCAATGGCCACACAAACGCTGGATGAAAGCACAACGACGTTGTCTGATAATTCAACACCGATTCATGAGATGAAGACGACTGAGGAAACTCAGCAAACGTCGACACCTGTTGACAAGGAACCAGCAACAACGCGGATGCCAAGTACTGAAGCGAAAACTACGACTGAATTAACAGTGCCAC CCGTGGTCTGTCCCCGAGGCTTGGCTAACATCACTGACGTCAGAGACTGTCGGATGTACTACACTTGCCTGCTTGGACAAGAGTATCACATGACCTGCCCAGGCGGCACCGGCTTTAACCCCACTACACAGCTGTGTTCCGTGGACGGATGTTTGATCGACAGAGACACGCCTATCCCAACAGAAAGAC CTCACGAGTGTGCTATCCAGTATGGAACTGAGGAAGATCCAGTCAGTTGCTTGATGTACGTGTTGTGCTTCATGTGGACACCAAAGAGGCTAGAATGTGACCCAAACACGGCGTTCAATCCCCAAACCGGAGGCTGTGACGAGGCCAGCTATAAACCCTGTATCGAGGCAATGACTGCCCTCGTGTCCGATACAACATCAACGCCAGTGGTTACAATGACTACCCCCACCGTTAGAAGTCAAACCCAAG GGTGCCCGTGGACACAACCCGGAATGTTTAGTTACGTCGGGGATGC